One window of the Prochlorococcus marinus CUG1438 genome contains the following:
- a CDS encoding OsmC family protein, translated as MTKVKCSYLGDLNCEAIHLQSGTFIRTDAPLDHCGKGESFSPTDLLATSLGTCLLTIMAIKAKSKGFDLEGIYLNIEKLMTQNTERKIKELIIDIFVPVRTSNETIDFLKKASKECPVTKNLSEEIDIKITWHQK; from the coding sequence ATGACTAAAGTCAAATGTTCTTATTTAGGAGACTTAAACTGCGAAGCTATTCATCTACAATCAGGAACTTTTATAAGAACGGATGCCCCTTTAGATCACTGTGGCAAAGGTGAAAGTTTTTCCCCAACTGATTTATTAGCAACATCTCTAGGGACTTGCCTGCTAACCATTATGGCAATTAAAGCTAAATCGAAAGGATTTGATTTGGAAGGTATATATTTAAATATTGAAAAACTAATGACACAAAATACCGAGAGAAAGATTAAGGAACTAATAATAGATATTTTTGTCCCAGTGCGTACTTCTAATGAAACTATTGATTTTTTGAAAAAAGCCTCCAAAGAATGTCCAGTCACAAAAAACTTATCTGAAGAAATAGATATTAAAATTACTTGGCATCAAAAATAA